In Mytilus edulis chromosome 13, xbMytEdul2.2, whole genome shotgun sequence, a single window of DNA contains:
- the LOC139501047 gene encoding uncharacterized protein, giving the protein MDIDRTSICKFYFRLGFEYKYILKFLAEQHGIVISMRTLKRTLKGAGLRRRKSKTDVLEAALFIQDKISSGADYGYRWMHLQCTQNGLNVPRDTVEMMMKLLDPVGVKMRSKKRLRRRHYFARGPDFVWHLDSYDKLKRYGLCINGCLDGFSRQLIWLNAYSTSSNPRIIAGYYMEAVSKIKGCPSRVRGDHGTENGHVAAFQNFLAEKESFIYEPSTGNQRIESFWYILRRQCCQVWIEKLGVLVDDGLYNGDLLDKNLIQYCCMSVLQNELNDVMTTWNIHQIRPTKNQNCPHGRPMVMYMIPTSYETRSYRIEVDQDKIDVCKTECIFRQDQVCDEDIWDLCGIYMKENALSLPTSLDTAIALYKILRDLFHEDI; this is encoded by the exons ATGGATATTGATAGAACATCTATCTGTAAATTCTATTTTCGTTTGGGATTTGAGTACAAATACATCTTAAAGTTCCTCGCTGAACAACATGGGATTGTCATTAGTATGAGAACCTTAAAGAGGACACTAAAGGGGGCCGGATTAAGGCGGCGCAAGTCAAAGACAGATGTATTGGAAGCAGCGCTCTTCATACAAGACAAGATTTCGAGTGGTGCTGATTACGGATACCGCTGGATGCACCTTCAGTGCACCCAGAATGGACTAAATGTTCCTCGTGATACAGTTGAAATGATGATGAAGCTTCTTGATCCTGTTGGCGTTAAGATGCGTTCAAAGAAAAGATTAAGACGGAGACATTATTTTGCAAGGGGCCCAGATTTCGTGTGGCATCTTGATTCGTATGATAAACTAAAACGGTATGGTCTCTGCATAAATGGCTGCCTTGATGGATTCTCCAGACAACTTATTTGGCTAAATGCATATTCAACCAGTAGTAATCCCAGAATTATTGCAGGCTACTATATGGAGGCTGTTAGCAAGATAAAAGGGTGTCCTTCTCGAGTACGTGGAGACCATGGAACAGAAAATGGTCATGTAGCAGCGTTTCAAAACTTTCTAGCTGAAAAAGAAAGTTTTATTTACGAACCAAGCACAGGAAATCAAAGAATAGAGAGTTTTTGGTACATTTTGAGACGCCAGTGCTGTCAGGTTTGGATTGAAAAGCTCGGTGTCTTGGTAGATGATGGTCTATATAATGGCGATCTTCTTGATAAGAATTTGATACAGTATTGTTGCATGTCTGTGCTTCAG aacgaattGAATGACGTGATGACAACCTGGAATATACATCAGATTCGCCCTACAAAAAACCAGAATTGTCCACATGGCAGACCTATGGTCATGTATATGATTCCGACTTCATATGAAACTCGAAGTTACAGAATCGAAGTGGATCAAGATAAAATCGATGTCTGTAAAACTGAATGCATCTTTCGTCAAGATCAAGTTTGTGATGAAGACATATGGGATCTATGTGGAATTTACATGAAGGAAAACGCTCTTTCATTACCAACCAGCCTTGATACAGCAATTGCACTGTACAAAATCCTGAGGGATTTATTTCATGAAGATATATAG